ACATTAAGAACCATTTCCATCATACCAACTTGTTCATCATACACATCTGCATCTACAGCTTCTTTAAATTCTGGTTCAACTGCATGATAAACAGCTAATCCTAGTTCTACTCCTGCTAATGGTCCTGCAAACGTTGGGTCTCCAGCTGTAACTGTTTCAGCTGATAATCCTGCTGATTCAGCTTCTGCAGCACCAAATATAACGACAACGTTTTCCGGTCCGTACTTCTCTGCTAATTCTTTAACCCTTCTTTGATTTTCTAAGTCCATTGCTCCTGCAGCAGTTCAGACAAAACATTCTGTAGCTGAATAAACTACTTCAGCACTTTCTACAGTTTTAACACATTCTTCGATAGCTGGTCCTGGAACTCCATCTCTATCGCCTATAATGATTACTTTTTTATTCTC
Above is a window of Caminicella sporogenes DSM 14501 DNA encoding:
- the grdA gene encoding glycine/sarcosine/betaine reductase complex selenoprotein A, which translates into the protein MSILENKKVIIIGDRDGVPGPAIEECVKTVESAEVVYSATECFVUTAAGAMDLENQRRVKELAEKYGPENVVVIFGAAEAESAGLSAETVTAGDPTFAGPLAGVELGLAVYHAVEPEFKEAVDADVYDEQVGMMEMVLNVDEIIEEMSSIREQYSKY